One Vibrio penaeicida DNA segment encodes these proteins:
- a CDS encoding phospholipase D family protein, giving the protein MSIFRNITFALLSAPLLGCSPAPDSVPVSEKNHCRSLAEKTPLPISHFIEPYRAQMETKTGVYVLEQGTEAMMSRAWLTERAEKTIDVQYFIFSVDNVGLIATDYLVRAAERGVKVRVLVDDIMLDARGDELLILAAHENFEIKIYNPNANIGKNIAQKISTAVTDFHGINQRMHNKVFLVDSQIAITGGRNIADEYFGFDHEYNFRDRDVFLAGQAVKHIDVSFEEYWNNKLSVPVEDLFSTPSHDANPDFSRLHSYACNPEHFHPQIRSDIEKVPTTFQRLAKEGKFKFVDNVEYISDQPGKNDRHSFLGGGSVTQDRLVQLAESAQKSILIQTPYLVTTKKDRAFLRELVDKGITIKILTNSLASNDNLAAFSGYQRNRKQLLDTGVEIYEFKPDAKIRQRVMTEHMYKKLSSTPIFGLHAKTMVVDESITAIGTYNFDPRSANLNTESFAIIHSPEITQHVSKSMHVEMEPENAWRITPDFNPDSEVSISKQIGVKLRRFIPKDVL; this is encoded by the coding sequence ATGTCCATATTTAGAAACATCACTTTTGCTTTGCTCTCCGCACCATTGCTTGGCTGTAGTCCAGCACCAGATAGCGTCCCAGTCTCTGAAAAAAATCATTGTCGCTCTCTTGCAGAAAAAACGCCTTTGCCAATCTCACACTTTATAGAACCGTATCGTGCTCAGATGGAAACTAAAACTGGGGTATATGTGCTCGAACAAGGCACTGAAGCCATGATGTCGAGAGCATGGCTAACAGAACGAGCAGAAAAGACGATCGACGTTCAGTACTTTATATTCTCTGTTGATAACGTAGGTTTGATAGCAACGGATTATCTAGTGAGAGCCGCAGAGCGTGGGGTAAAAGTAAGAGTCTTAGTCGATGACATTATGTTGGATGCAAGAGGCGATGAACTATTAATTCTTGCTGCGCATGAAAACTTTGAAATCAAGATTTATAACCCTAATGCCAACATCGGCAAAAACATCGCTCAGAAAATCTCAACCGCCGTCACCGATTTCCACGGTATTAATCAGCGTATGCACAACAAAGTCTTTTTAGTTGATAGCCAGATAGCTATTACTGGTGGGCGGAACATCGCAGATGAGTACTTTGGGTTTGACCACGAATACAACTTCCGCGACAGAGATGTATTTTTAGCGGGTCAAGCAGTCAAACACATTGATGTATCGTTTGAAGAATACTGGAACAACAAGCTCAGCGTACCTGTTGAAGATTTGTTCAGCACACCTTCTCACGATGCCAATCCTGATTTCTCGAGGCTTCACTCATACGCATGTAACCCAGAGCACTTCCATCCTCAAATACGGTCAGATATTGAAAAAGTGCCGACTACATTTCAACGGTTGGCCAAAGAAGGCAAATTTAAGTTCGTTGATAATGTCGAATACATCTCAGACCAGCCAGGAAAAAATGATAGGCACTCTTTTCTTGGCGGTGGGAGTGTAACCCAAGATAGATTAGTTCAACTGGCCGAAAGTGCTCAAAAGTCGATTCTGATTCAGACGCCTTATCTTGTCACGACGAAAAAGGATCGGGCTTTTTTACGTGAATTAGTTGATAAAGGTATAACCATCAAAATCTTAACGAATAGCCTTGCATCTAATGATAATCTTGCAGCATTTAGCGGTTACCAGCGCAACCGCAAGCAACTGCTTGATACAGGGGTAGAGATTTACGAGTTCAAGCCTGACGCCAAGATAAGGCAGCGAGTGATGACCGAACATATGTACAAAAAACTCTCTTCCACCCCGATTTTTGGTCTTCACGCAAAAACCATGGTAGTAGATGAAAGCATCACAGCCATCGGTACTTATAACTTCGACCCACGAAGTGCCAATTTAAACACGGAGAGTTTTGCCATTATTCATTCTCCTGAAATCACTCAACACGTTTCGAAATCAATGCATGTAGAAATGGAACCAGAAAACGCGTGGAGGATTACACCTGACTTTAACCCTGATAGTGAAGTCAGTATTTCCAAACAAATCGGTGTCAAACTGCGTCGATTCATTCCCAAAGATGTACTTTAG
- the ilvY gene encoding HTH-type transcriptional activator IlvY: protein MNIKSLQAFIHLCESKSFSKTATAMHVSASALSRQIQKLEQDTQQNLFLRDNRSVELTPAGKKLLPIAVNIVSEWHQFQSDTQHGENELRGKLRLFCSVTASYSHLPELLAEFRLLYPYIEFELSTGDPAQAINKVMNDETDIAISALPELLPARLEFESISDIPLSVIAPAGVSSFGSELMESTPDWNKIPFIVPEAGTARERANAWFKKMRIKPNIYAQVSGHEAIVSMVALGCGVGIAPEVVIVNSPVRDKIQRLKLESIKPFKLGVVCKRSNLDNPLLSAFWKVAEKVYIQP, encoded by the coding sequence ATGAATATCAAAAGTCTTCAAGCCTTTATTCACCTATGTGAGAGTAAAAGTTTCAGTAAAACAGCAACTGCTATGCATGTGAGTGCATCAGCATTAAGCCGGCAGATCCAAAAGCTCGAACAAGACACGCAGCAAAACCTGTTTCTTCGAGACAATCGTTCAGTAGAACTGACACCTGCTGGTAAGAAGTTGCTGCCCATTGCCGTTAATATCGTCAGTGAATGGCATCAGTTTCAGTCCGATACTCAGCATGGAGAGAACGAACTAAGAGGGAAATTACGTTTGTTCTGCTCAGTGACGGCTAGCTACAGCCACCTACCTGAGTTACTTGCTGAATTTAGGCTGCTATACCCTTATATTGAATTTGAGCTCTCTACGGGTGACCCCGCACAAGCAATCAATAAGGTCATGAACGATGAAACTGATATTGCGATCTCTGCACTGCCCGAGTTATTGCCAGCTAGGCTTGAGTTTGAATCGATCAGCGATATACCGCTCTCCGTCATTGCACCTGCTGGGGTAAGCAGTTTCGGATCGGAATTGATGGAAAGCACACCCGATTGGAACAAAATTCCTTTTATCGTTCCTGAAGCGGGAACAGCACGAGAGAGAGCAAATGCCTGGTTTAAAAAAATGCGCATAAAACCTAACATTTATGCCCAAGTATCGGGGCACGAAGCCATTGTCAGCATGGTCGCTCTCGGATGTGGTGTGGGTATCGCCCCAGAAGTCGTTATCGTAAATAGCCCTGTAAGAGATAAGATTCAGCGTCTCAAGCTGGAATCCATTAAACCCTTTAAATTAGGCGTCGTATGTAAACGCTCAAATTTAGACAATCCTCTACTTTCTGCTTTCTGGAAAGTTGCTGAAAAGGTCTATATCCAACCATAG
- the ilvC gene encoding ketol-acid reductoisomerase, with the protein MANYFNTLNLREQLDQLGRCRFMDRSEFATEADYLKGKKVVIVGCGAQGLNQGLNMRDSGLDVSYALRQAAIDEQRQSFKNAKDNGFEVGSYETLIPQADLVVNLTPDKQHSNVVETVMPLMKEGAALGYSHGFNVVEEGMQVRKDLTVVMVAPKCPGTEVREEYKRGFGVPTLIAVHPENDPKGEGWDIAKAWAAATGGHRAGCLESSFVAEVKSDLMGEQTILCGMLQAGSIVCYEKMIADGVDAGYAGKLLQYGWETVTEALKFGGITHMMDRLSNPAKVKAFELSEELKDLMRPLYNKHMDDIITGHFSSTMMADWANDDANLLGWREETGETAFENYPESDVEISEQEYFDNGILMIAMVRAGVELAFEAMTASGIIDESAYYESLHELPLIANTIARKRLYEMNVVISDTAEYGNYLFANVATPLLREKFMPSVNTDVIGKGLGETSNQVDNARLIEVNEAIRNHPVEYIGEELRGYMTDMKRIAVGG; encoded by the coding sequence ATGGCTAACTACTTCAACACTTTAAACTTGCGTGAGCAGCTAGACCAGTTGGGTCGTTGCCGTTTTATGGATCGCAGCGAATTTGCAACAGAAGCGGATTACCTAAAAGGTAAAAAAGTGGTCATCGTTGGTTGTGGCGCACAAGGCCTTAACCAAGGTCTGAACATGCGCGACTCTGGTTTGGACGTATCTTATGCGCTTCGCCAAGCAGCAATTGATGAGCAGCGCCAATCGTTTAAAAATGCAAAAGACAATGGTTTTGAAGTTGGCAGCTACGAAACACTTATCCCACAGGCAGATTTAGTTGTTAACCTGACTCCAGATAAGCAACACAGCAATGTTGTTGAGACAGTAATGCCTCTAATGAAAGAAGGTGCTGCACTGGGTTACTCTCATGGTTTCAACGTTGTTGAAGAGGGTATGCAGGTACGTAAAGATTTGACCGTTGTGATGGTTGCACCTAAGTGTCCTGGTACGGAAGTTCGTGAAGAATACAAGCGTGGCTTTGGTGTACCGACTCTGATTGCAGTTCACCCTGAAAACGATCCGAAGGGCGAAGGCTGGGATATCGCTAAAGCTTGGGCTGCAGCAACAGGTGGTCACCGAGCTGGTTGTCTTGAGTCTTCATTCGTCGCTGAAGTGAAATCCGATCTAATGGGCGAGCAGACTATTCTATGTGGCATGCTGCAAGCTGGTTCTATCGTATGTTATGAGAAGATGATTGCGGACGGTGTAGATGCAGGTTACGCAGGTAAGCTTCTACAGTACGGTTGGGAAACGGTGACCGAAGCACTTAAGTTTGGTGGCATCACTCATATGATGGATCGCCTATCTAACCCTGCGAAAGTGAAAGCGTTTGAGTTGTCTGAAGAATTGAAAGATCTGATGCGTCCGCTTTACAACAAGCACATGGATGACATCATCACAGGTCACTTCTCTAGCACTATGATGGCTGACTGGGCAAATGATGATGCGAACCTTCTTGGCTGGCGTGAAGAGACAGGTGAAACTGCCTTTGAAAACTACCCAGAATCTGACGTTGAAATCTCTGAGCAAGAGTACTTTGACAACGGTATTCTAATGATTGCCATGGTGCGTGCGGGTGTTGAGCTAGCATTTGAAGCGATGACCGCGTCTGGCATCATTGATGAATCTGCTTACTATGAATCACTTCACGAGCTTCCATTGATCGCGAACACAATCGCACGTAAGCGCCTGTACGAAATGAACGTCGTAATTTCAGATACAGCAGAATACGGTAACTACCTATTTGCTAACGTAGCGACTCCACTTTTACGCGAGAAATTCATGCCTTCTGTAAACACAGATGTTATCGGTAAAGGTTTGGGTGAAACTTCTAACCAAGTTGATAACGCTCGTTTGATTGAAGTAAATGAAGCGATTCGTAACCACCCTGTTGAATACATCGGTGAAGAGCTACGCGGCTACATGACTGACATGAAGCGTATCGCCGTTGGTGGTTAA